In Dysgonomonadaceae bacterium zrk40, one genomic interval encodes:
- a CDS encoding 4Fe-4S dicluster domain-containing protein translates to MLKKTRLIASLILFTLITLYFLDFRGLLPAQLQFLTELQFIPALLAANLVILAGLVILTLLFGRVYCSSLCPMGIYQDIVAWFSKRFIRKKKYRYSKAKTVLRWSVLTVTLIAFIFGFTFLAGLLDPYGAYGRMVTHLFRPAYLAGNNLLATIFTSFDNYTFYRVSIYLLGISSTLIALTMLLVIGILAWRNGRTWCNTICPVGTLLGFISKYSFFQITFDDEKCNSCGLCSMKCKASCIDAKNKEIDQSRCITCFNCIESCNRDAMKYRFALPWQNKKRQEVPAFTYIKEARPQDPSKRRFLSASLVTGLAAGKLLAQGATNGLMPKQDLSREIPIAPPGVPTFDHLREKCISCHLCVTKCPSHVIKPAFLEYGLGGMMQPRLYFDHGFCNYDCTICGEVCPTGAILPLTKEEKNHTQMGQVQFIIENCIVYYDETSCGACSEHCPTQAVHMVPYKGALTIPEIRPEICVGCGGCEYVCPAIPFKAIYVEGLSTQNRIELEKVEADEVVIDDFGF, encoded by the coding sequence ATGCTGAAAAAAACAAGACTCATCGCCTCACTCATTCTCTTCACCCTGATCACCCTCTATTTCCTTGATTTCAGGGGGCTGCTGCCTGCTCAACTGCAATTTCTTACAGAACTGCAATTTATCCCGGCACTGTTGGCCGCCAACCTGGTGATCCTTGCCGGACTGGTGATCCTTACACTACTCTTTGGAAGAGTCTACTGCTCCTCCCTCTGCCCCATGGGAATCTACCAGGATATCGTGGCATGGTTCTCCAAACGGTTTATCAGGAAGAAAAAATATCGCTACAGCAAAGCCAAGACCGTACTCCGCTGGAGTGTCCTGACTGTTACGCTTATCGCTTTCATCTTCGGTTTCACCTTCCTAGCGGGTCTCTTAGACCCCTACGGCGCATACGGCAGAATGGTAACCCACCTGTTCCGTCCCGCCTACCTTGCAGGCAACAACCTACTAGCTACCATCTTCACATCGTTCGACAACTACACATTTTACCGGGTGAGCATCTACCTGCTGGGCATCTCCTCCACCCTGATCGCCCTCACCATGCTGCTGGTGATCGGCATCCTGGCCTGGCGGAACGGCAGGACATGGTGCAACACCATCTGCCCCGTGGGGACCCTCCTCGGTTTTATCAGCAAGTATTCCTTTTTCCAGATCACTTTCGATGATGAGAAGTGCAACTCCTGCGGCCTCTGCAGCATGAAATGCAAAGCTTCCTGCATCGACGCGAAGAACAAGGAAATCGACCAGAGCCGATGCATCACCTGTTTCAACTGCATTGAGAGCTGCAACCGTGATGCCATGAAATACCGTTTTGCATTGCCCTGGCAAAACAAAAAGAGACAAGAGGTTCCGGCTTTCACCTACATCAAAGAAGCGCGACCACAGGATCCATCCAAGCGACGTTTTCTCTCCGCATCGCTGGTTACCGGACTGGCTGCCGGAAAATTGCTGGCACAGGGCGCAACCAACGGCTTGATGCCCAAGCAGGACCTGAGCAGAGAGATCCCCATCGCTCCTCCCGGGGTCCCCACTTTCGATCACTTGCGGGAGAAATGCATCTCCTGTCACCTCTGCGTGACCAAGTGCCCGTCGCATGTGATTAAACCTGCATTCCTGGAATATGGACTGGGGGGCATGATGCAACCCCGGCTCTACTTCGACCATGGCTTCTGCAATTACGACTGCACCATCTGCGGGGAGGTGTGTCCTACCGGGGCCATCCTGCCGTTGACCAAAGAGGAGAAGAACCACACCCAGATGGGACAGGTACAGTTCATCATCGAGAACTGCATCGTCTACTACGATGAAACCAGCTGCGGTGCCTGCTCGGAACACTGTCCCACCCAGGCGGTACACATGGTTCCCTACAAGGGAGCGCTCACCATCCCCGAGATCAGACCTGAGATATGTGTTGGTTGCGGCGGATGTGAGTATGTATGCCCGGCAATTCCCTTTAAGGCGATATACGTCGAAGGATTGTCAACACAGAACAGAATAGAGCTCGAAAAAGTAGAAGCAGATGAAGTGGTGATTGATGATTTCGGATTTTAA